In Nonomuraea sp. NBC_00507, the following are encoded in one genomic region:
- a CDS encoding erythromycin esterase family protein, whose protein sequence is MDIKDTAHPLDGAGVSAFLRSLPAQPLLLGLGEARHFVGELGEVRNEIFRHLVEHEGYRSFAIESDCLMGLVVDDYVTTGAGTLDDVMERGFSHGFGASRANRELVRWMRAYNEEHDEKLRFFGFDGPLEYWAASPRQSLIALYDLLDGPLPWTRETLDTLLGPDDRWSNEATAMDPSQSIGQSAEAQRLRLIADDLVALLDTQAPRLSAEDRKRAALYGRAATGLLRYHYWMADASPGRWTRLSALRDAMMAANLCAVAEHGPALVFSSNLHLQRNKSLMPFGDQLLEWWSAGAITATHLGDRYAFLASALGTVGDNTPPPDTVEGILSTLPWDRSLIDARRLAGAITKPAPRISHDFAYFPLDPAQLDMIDGIVFLKQAVELKKLG, encoded by the coding sequence ATGGACATCAAGGACACAGCCCATCCGCTCGACGGCGCGGGCGTCTCGGCGTTCCTCCGGTCGCTGCCCGCCCAGCCCCTGCTGCTCGGCCTGGGCGAGGCCAGGCACTTCGTGGGGGAACTGGGCGAGGTGCGCAACGAGATCTTCCGGCATCTGGTCGAGCACGAGGGCTACCGGTCGTTCGCCATCGAGAGCGACTGTCTCATGGGCCTCGTGGTGGACGACTACGTCACGACGGGCGCGGGCACGCTCGATGACGTCATGGAACGCGGCTTCAGCCACGGCTTCGGCGCGTCGCGGGCCAACCGCGAGCTCGTACGCTGGATGCGGGCGTACAACGAGGAGCATGACGAAAAGCTCCGGTTCTTCGGGTTCGACGGCCCTCTGGAGTATTGGGCGGCGAGCCCGCGCCAGTCGCTCATCGCCCTCTACGACCTCCTCGACGGCCCGCTCCCCTGGACCAGGGAAACCCTCGACACGCTGCTGGGCCCGGACGACCGGTGGTCGAACGAGGCCACGGCCATGGATCCGTCCCAGTCGATCGGCCAGTCGGCCGAGGCCCAGCGGCTGCGACTGATCGCCGACGACCTGGTGGCGCTGCTCGACACGCAGGCGCCGCGGCTGAGCGCGGAGGACAGGAAACGGGCGGCACTGTACGGGCGCGCCGCCACCGGCCTGCTCCGCTACCACTACTGGATGGCCGACGCGTCCCCGGGACGGTGGACGCGGCTGTCGGCCCTGCGGGACGCGATGATGGCCGCCAACCTGTGTGCCGTCGCCGAGCACGGCCCGGCCCTGGTCTTCTCCAGCAACCTCCACCTGCAGCGGAACAAGAGCTTGATGCCGTTCGGCGACCAGCTGCTGGAGTGGTGGAGCGCGGGCGCGATCACCGCGACGCACCTGGGCGACCGGTACGCCTTCCTGGCCTCAGCCCTCGGCACGGTCGGCGACAACACCCCGCCCCCGGACACCGTCGAGGGCATCCTGTCCACGCTCCCGTGGGACCGCTCGCTCATCGACGCCCGCCGCCTGGCCGGGGCCATCACGAAGCCCGCCCCGCGCATCTCCCACGATTTCGCCTATTTCCCGCTGGACCCGGCCCAGCTCGACATGATCGACGGCATCGTCTTCCTCAAGCAGGCTGTCGAGCTGAAAAAGCTGGGTTGA
- a CDS encoding DinB family protein: MAPEVEQLRAVLDGLRVGVLKKLAGLGDEDARRSTVDSGTNLAGLVQHLTFVESMWFEEIVAGGKATRGDRSMRVDPSVSLRTLRAEYRSACEASNEIIAAVGDADAPVTRNGKTRDLRWVLLAVIEETARHAGHADIIREQIDGQTGR, translated from the coding sequence ATGGCTCCCGAAGTCGAACAACTTCGCGCGGTGCTCGACGGGCTGCGGGTCGGCGTTCTCAAGAAGCTGGCCGGACTCGGCGATGAGGACGCCCGACGCAGCACGGTCGATTCGGGCACCAACCTGGCCGGGCTGGTGCAGCACCTCACCTTCGTCGAGTCGATGTGGTTCGAGGAGATCGTCGCCGGCGGAAAGGCCACCAGGGGCGACCGGTCGATGCGGGTCGACCCCTCGGTCTCGCTGCGTACCCTGCGCGCCGAGTACCGATCCGCCTGTGAGGCCAGCAACGAGATCATCGCCGCGGTCGGCGACGCGGACGCGCCGGTGACCCGCAACGGGAAGACGCGCGATCTTCGGTGGGTGCTGCTCGCGGTGATCGAGGAGACCGCCCGCCATGCCGGGCACGCCGACATCATCCGCGAGCAGATCGACGGCCAGACCGGCCGTTGA